In the genome of Muntiacus reevesi chromosome 5, mMunRee1.1, whole genome shotgun sequence, one region contains:
- the C5H1orf174 gene encoding UPF0688 protein C1orf174 homolog, with product MRSRKLAGGVRSSARLRARSCSAASASAQDTHVATSARTACQTPSSHKATDRRTSKKFKYDKGHLVKSELQKHGSDSAATPSETPGTHESLVSTEDGASLLGKEAGGSTPRGTAGPLPGHCGTESDASPAETEDEPPPLRHGAPVGGESNGGCPARDGAAPNLEQGPAAPLLMDGSALLDDDSNQPMPVSRFFGNVELMQDLPPVSPSCPSMSRREFRKMHFRAKDDDEDDADDAET from the exons CTGGCAGGTGGAGTGCGGTCCTCTGCGCGCCTCCGAGCCCGGAGCTGCTCAGCTGCGTCAGCCTCAGCCCAGGACACCCACGTCGCCACGTCTGCCCGGACAGCATGTCAG ACTCCCTCATCACACAAAGCCACCGACAGGCGGACGTCCAAGAAGTTCAAGTATGACAAAGGTCACCTTGTGAAGTCAGAACTCCAAAAACACGGGAGTGACAGCGCTGCCACGCCCTCCGAGACCCCGGGTACACACGAATCTTTGGTGTCGACTGAGGATGGGGCATCGCTTCTGGGAAAGGAAGCTGGCGGCTCCACTCCTCGGGGGACAGCTGGTCCCCTCCCGGGGCACTGCGGAACCGAGAGCGATGCCAGCCCAGCAGAGACTGAGGACGAGCCGCCCCCACTGAGACATGGGGCCCCTGTGGGAGGAGAGTCCAACGGTGGCTGCCCCGCTAGGGACGGGGCGGCGCCGAACCTGGAGCAGGGCCCCGCGGCCCCACTGCTCATGGACGGCAGCGCCCTACTGGACGACGACAGCAACCAGCCAATGCCTGTGAGCCGCTTCTTTGGAAACGTGGAGCTCATGCAG GACCTCCCGCCAGTGTCTCCTTCCTGCCCTTCCATGAGCAGACGCGAATTTCGGAAAATGCATTTCAGAGCCAAAGACGACGATGAGGATGACGCCGATGATGCGGAAACGTAG